From the Lonchura striata isolate bLonStr1 unplaced genomic scaffold, bLonStr1.mat Scaffold_99, whole genome shotgun sequence genome, one window contains:
- the LOC144248873 gene encoding olfactory receptor 14C36-like, protein MSNSSSISHFLLLALADTRQLQLLHFCLFLGISLAALLGNGLIISAVACGHHLHTPMFFFLLNLALSDLGSICTTVPKAMHNSLWDIRNISYTGCVAQVFLIIFFLGSEYFLLTIMCYDRYVSICKPLHYGTLLGSRACAHMAAAAWASAFLYSLLHTANTFSLPLCHGNALGQFFCEIPQILKLSCSISYLREICLLAISACLSLGCFVFIVFSYVQIFRAVLRIPSEQGRHKAFSTCLPHLAVVSLFVSTIIFAHLKPPSISSPSVDLALSVLYSVVPPALNPLIYSLRNQELKAAVRRLMTGCFQEH, encoded by the coding sequence atgtccaacagcagctccatcagccacttcctcctgctggcactggcagacacgcggcagctgcagctcctgcacttctgcctcttcctgggcatctccctggctgccctcctgggcaacggcctcatcatcagcgccgtagcctgcggccaccacctgcacacgcccatgttcttcttcctgctcaacctggccctcagcgacctgggctccatctgcaccactgtccccaaagccatgcacaattccctctgggacatcaggaacatctcctacacaggatgtgttGCTCAGGTTTTTCTGATTATCTTCTTCCTTGGATCAGAGTatttcctcctgaccatcatgtgctacgaccgctacgtgtccatctgcaaacccctgcactacgggaccctcctgggcagcagagcttgtgcccacatggcagcagctgcctgggccagtgcctttctctattcactgctgcacacagccaatacattttcccttcccctgtgccatggcaatgccctgggccagttcttctgtgaaatcccccagatcctcaagctctcctgctccatatCCTATCTCAGGGAAATTTGTCTTCTTGCTATTAGTGCCTGTTTATCACTTggctgttttgtgttcattgttttctcctatgtgcagatcttcagggctgtgctgaggatcccctcagagcagggacggcacaaagccttttccacctgcctccctcacctggctgtggtctccctGTTTGTCAGCACTATTATATTTGCTCACCTAAAAcccccctccatctcctccccatccgtggatctggccctgtcagttctgtactcggtggtgcctccagccctgaaccccctcatctacagcctgaggaaccaggagctcaaggctgcagtgaggagactgatgactggatgctttcaggaacattaa